ttttttttgggttccatTCTTGACCTTTAGTGACCAAAAAAGGTGTATGGGGCGGAGGGATTCACAGCAATTAAGAGTTGAAAATGGCTGGAGTTTATTAGTGGACTTAGTATCTCTAAAGAGGAAACTGGAATTGACTGTTCAATTGACAGCAATAAGAGCTGAACTTGATGTATCATTGCTAGGGAAAAATATGCCCTATCCTTTCAGGTTTTAAGTAACCATTTCTCTCAAATAGCAAAAATATGAGAACATAACTTATAACTAAACCATTTCTTCTCCATGACACTGTAAATCTAAAGAACTTGGTAAAGTTTAATCAATTAATTAGCAAAGCAAAAGTACGAGAGAAGATAAAAATTGGCTGAACTCAATTCTTTTCCATTGTCACTTTAGAACTAAAACGTCACAGAAACAAGGATCGATCAAGTGGCATGGACTCCTAAATATGAGTTACCATGACCACTATAACATTTTAAAGACTCAAAACCGGTTAATACTGAAACTTAACAAGACTGGTAGGAGTGCATGCTAAACCTACATTTGCCTTTAGATGGCTTTCTTCAATTAAAagacaaaacaagaaagaaaagtttcagTTCGATGGTAAATTCTATATGTGACTTCTACATCCATATTGCATTGGCCTTGATAAGCAGTGGCTTCAACTTGCCCTGAACATTTAGGTTCATAACCTCATCAGAACCACCAACAAGTAGTTTCCCTATGAAAACAGCAGGAACAGTTGGATGGCATCCTAATGCTAGCAATGCATTCTCAATGTCCCTTCCTTCTGGATATTGATCAAGCTCATAAACCGTGGGATTTGCCCCGAAGCTGCATATCAACATGTGAATAGCATGGGATATGCAGCAGTTGCTCTTGCTGAAGATCACCACTGGCTTTTCTGAACCCAATCTCTTCACTATATCCATTCTACTTTTGGCAAAAATGTGAAGTCCTGGGCTAAATGATGTGCTCTAGTATTTTACTTCAGAGGAAGTTTGAGGGCTTGCTTTGTGTGAAGGCCTGAAGTGCTTGAAGGTATATATAGAGGGCTGGCTGGCTCCGGGCTAGTGATGGAAGATTTATAAcatttttcttcacaaaataGCAAAAGGGCCGCAAGATTTTGCTTGGAAAGTTGATGCGTTGGGGTTCATATCAGCAGGTACATGAGAAAAGGATTGATGTGTATTCCTTCCTATAGAGTATCACAAGTTGCATTAGCATCCTTGCATCGGTTGCTCATGCAGAAAATGGAGAGCGGTAGGTGATAGATAAGCAAGTAAGAATCTTTTGCCTTTACTTGATGCTTTGTGCGGACGTAGTACGGCTCTTGGATTCCATACATACGTCAAATTTGGGGGAAAATATCAGTATTGtacaaggattttttttttttattatttgagcTTTCTTCGTTTTCTTCCTGGAGAGCATgaccaaaaataaatatgaaccttttttttttaatggttcTGGTCACAACCAAGAGTCCTAGCATGCCTCCAGGACCATCGATGGCTTATAAAAGTACTCACATATATTATACACCAAGACAACCCTCTCACATTTGTAGCAGAACTCGAACACATTCAACTTTTTTGTGAATAATTAATCCGCCCTTAATAATTGATCCAATGTATATTTCCACATAGGAATATAATAGTTGTATGCAATACAAGCACATATTAGCATGAGTGAACTTGAAGTAGGACCAAGCACACATTCAGCTCCTGTAATTCTTCTTATGATACTCAATTACTATAAATTCATATATGTTTGGTATGACTGCCAATTCAATTGTGTAAGTTGACAAATTCAATTTACCCCTATGTTGTTCTCAAAAGCCAAATCCCTTTTTGGGCAATGTCAATAGTACAAAAGTGGCCAGAGAAGATGAAACGAGAGATGGACTTCTCAGAACATTATTCCTTCAACTGTGTGGTGCAGGGGAGGGATTCCCTATCAGGTACTAATGCTACCTTTATTCTATCTTTTTTATACAGCTTAGACCACtgatcaaaagagaaaaaagaaaccaTTGTTTACCAGTTGATTCAGCCCTCGATTACTAACAAGAAGGAATCCCCCTCTCcaaaagaaacgaaaaagaaaatcatgataAGATCGGATAATTTGGCACCCATCTTTTTCAAGAAACAGCATACATTCCTTAACCAAGCCATTTATGAGCATGGTATCGAAATCCGTACAAAACGAAGAAGAAGGTACCGAGAAGGACTTTGGAGGATAGCAGATTCTCCATATTATTGTTCTCTGTCACAAAAGAAGATGCTTTCTCGATTTTCTCCGCATGACAAATGGCTTAAACAACCTGGATCCAACTATGTTTTCTTTCCCATCATATCAGATACCCTTTGACATTTAGGTTCACTTGGAGTTGCGGTGcatttaccccaaaaaaaaaaaaaaagcttttaaGCAGTAAAAATATTTTCGGTAACTAATTTTTCGTAACTTAAGCTGCCCAAGTTTTGGTAACTTAAAAACAACTTTTGTttgtttgaccaaaaaaaaaaaaaaaaaagcttctgTTGAAAATATTTGTGTAACAAGTGTTTCTTTATAATTCACCGTAACGAGACTTAATGAAGCTAATAATCAGTTCTTGAACTTTTTGAAATAAGGTTAAGGGGCCAAGGATGGAGCTTTTATCAAATCCACCTCCACTctgttaaaaaattttgttagaCTACAATTTTGACCTTAGGCAATTTGGATGAGTGCAACAGATATtcatttccaaattttccaaatatATAGACCAGCCACCATAAAGAACACAAATAAATTATCTCAAGCACCAGATTTCACTTTAAACCCTCGAGCCtgataaaatataatatatgCTGATAGTATATGTGATAATTtatctaaatttgaatttgaaatccattTTTTACATATATTTTATGTATCTAACTGTAATATTACATACATTATTGATACTTACAcataagatttactcaaaaatataaagtaacACATTTGTTCTGTTATTCCTGAGCATcttaaaattgatcaaataattgttttctttttttttttttctctcaagaaCAAAATCCGCATTGTCGAGCCCCAGCATCCAACACTTGACATTCTAACATCAGAAAGTCGCGTCACAGTGCCAACAGCAACTTGCATTCTTATCTTTGATTTGAGAGTGCAAATGACAGCAATTCTCCTCGAGTTAGTAGAAGAGAATCAACCCTTGAATTGGCTCGAATGGTTTCGGGTAGCCTAGTTAGGTCCCGAAGTCGTATGTTCGAGTCACCTCTCTATCGCTACTTGTACATCCTTGAGAGGCGGGATGCACCGATGCAGGAAAATTAGTCTGGTAAAATTGGAATACTCCccgtatttaaaaaaaaaaaaaaaaaaaaaagtagaagagAATCAAAAGATGGTTGGTACCCTCCGTCAAGAAATTAAAGACTGAAATGGTGGAAGAAAAAGGTGACAAAACGTGGGACATAAGATTGTATCTTATATTACAAGCTAGAATACTACAGATAATTTCCACTTTTGAAGTTTGTTCTGCAAAAaaattctcctttcatttcaaTGTCTTGCATACTTTGGAAATCTTGGATCCTTTTTTACGATCAATCATCCATAATCAACCACGAAGTAAAGCTTGAGGAATTTAAGAAGATGCTTGCTTTATTTCGAAGTACATTAAACAATAGGaaaaatacctattttcatCCCTAAATTTTGACTTATGGACacatttcttcctcaaattTTTAACCAATTTTATCCTCAAATGGGAAACTAATTAGTAATTTGAACGGAAATTAGACACCTGACGAATATGAACCTCTTGACTGAAAAGCCTTGCATGACTTAAAATTAGCAAAATAGGATGGCTATTTTTACTCTCCCAATTTCAATTTCCATTCAAATTGATCAATTTCTTgtttgaggatgaaattggccaaaaattgaTAGTTCAGATACTAAATGTGTTATGCCAGAAAGTTTGAGAACAAAATGTATCCATGACCCAAGGTTTAGGGATGACAACTGGCATTTTCCCTTAAACAATATGTATTTTGAAACAATTTATGCATTTTGATATTGGCATTTCCCCAAGTAAATTACAGCAAAAGTTCAAGCATGCATCGCCTAATAGAACATACAAcaaatcaaatgaaattgagaaaaatatcgTAGGAGGAGGGATGGGGTTGTGACCTTTAAAGCAGATGATTTGACCACACGAAGTGGATTATCTAATGTTTCAACTCCATATGGCCATAACCACAGGAAATTAGAAAATTTGGAGCAAAACCAACAGTAATAGCCAATGACATGTAGCACATTCCCGCACCATATTAATTAACATGAAActaattaaatttcaaaagtttcaggTAGATAAAAATTAACGGCATCAAgatccaaaaaggaaaagaataatcCATGCACAGTGCTGTGCTATCAAAAGTTTGCCTATAATTCTCTTTTAAGATAtgaaaaacagaaattttcaatCAATCAGCCACTTCTTACATCTCTATAAAACAAACCACTATCCCAAATTGTTTATcgcatttcaaaatttcaactttttaaGAATAATAGCTTCATGATGATGTCAATGAATTTGTACTCtctaaaatacaaattttaaatttgaatttagtaTGAAACATGAACAAAGGTGGgaataacattaaaaaaaaaaaaaaaaaaaaggggattaAAAGTAACTTTGACTATACTAAAATAACAAACATTTTGAGACATCCATTTCTCAAAATAGAAAGCATAATATTTTCAATGGACGGAGGAAGTAATGATTAACAAGATGAGATGTTTTAGCAAAGACACAAGCAAAGCTACTGAGCACACATCGAAACGGACATGGAAGTGCAGGTAAGCCACAGAAGAGGATAAACTAGATGATGAAGATCTCCACCAGCAGGCTGCAGCTCATGCATTTTCCATCTGTTTACTGAAGCGTTTATTCTGAAAACGCAGATCTTAGAAGTTGCTACAGACCATTCTCAGAAATTTTGTTCCAAGGATCTCAAATTTCATGACAGGCAAGAAATTTAGTTGGATCAGCGAATAGAAACAATTGACGGCAGTTCAGGTGAACTTATCCATTCACCTATAAGAGCTTGAAACAAAGATCATCACATTTAAAAACAGAACAGATCAAAAAATTCACGGAACTACATGCACAAGACTTGttgcagaaaaagaagatataTGTATAGAAATCATTAATCATATAAATCTATCAGCAGAGTCGAAATAActtacttgaaaaaaaaaataaagaaggaaaaagtAAAGGACAAGCAATGTCATGTCTAACATTACAATGTAAAAAGAGAACAAAATTGTTGCTTCAGGCCCAAATTTGATACATGTTTTCAGCAACATCGACGTCACAAACACTACATTTTGACAAAGGATCAGTCATCCCTATTGAACTGAAGTTGGAATGACGGAGTTATAATGCTCACCAAGCCCAAATGCATGCCTATGGTATGACAGCATAATACTTTTATTGGATAAGCCATTTCCACCTACAAATTTGTACTCATTTCCCATCTCCACATCAGGGAAGGATCCAGAAAATATCATGATATGTTTCTTCAGGCAATGAGTTAGAGCACCAAGTTCCAACTGTCCTCCCCATGCTGCCGTTGATTCCACTTCTGTACAATAATTCTCAAACTTCTCTGCAAGGGTATCAGTGGATTCTCCATCTGCCATATTCTCAGAGAGGAAAAAGGGCAGGAATTCAGATGCATGATTCCTCATATATGATGCAACCATTTGCCGAAGTTCCTGGAAAGTATAAGGAGAGGTACCTCCAGCCTGGAGGGCGAGCTGATCCTCAACAGCTCGGTAAAGACAATGCCCATCTGGCTTCATTTCATTAATGACCAATCCAAGTGGCTCAAGTTTCTTTTCTAACCTCTCATTTTCTGCAACTCTCTCACTGACAATGTTACACTGCTCTTCTCGTATTCTTTGCTCTCTGGCTGCTTCTTGTTGAGCTCTTTTCTCACGCCTCTGAACACTTTTGCTTGGTTTTGATTTCTCAGTTTGATTGGTCACTGAAACTCCAGCAATGGCCTTAACCAAATTGTCAAGATctcctttctctttcttgttgCTGCTGCCATAACCTGCAGAAGCCAGTTCTTCTGCATGTCTTTCTTTGAGTTTTGCTGATAGATTGGATATCTCTTGCTCCacttctttcttcttagctttCTGTTCAGCCTTGCTGCCCTTAGCAGCTGCCTTTTTCAATCCCACTTCCTTATTTTGTAATTGGGAGATCTCTTTCCTGCAGTATACATGAATTAAAATGCTTTTATTCACGGTAACCAATTCAAAACACGGTGGTTCTACTTATCTGTTTCAAAATAGGTTATCAATTACTAAAGCTTTaatattcttttctttaattcagGAAATTGTTGTAGAAGTTCCCAATGCAAATCCATTCACTTTCAAACTATATATCAATGGCAATTAACATAAAACATCTAAGAATGTAGAATTGTTAGacagagatagagagagagaagggggaGAGATAACTGAATCAACAGTGGTACACCATATTCAAAATTAGAGAACTGATAAAGTCTAGACAAACATTACACCACCTATGCCTAGAAAGCATCTCCTCAaggctttcttccttcttcacaGGTGTGTCTTCTAAAATCTCCTCGGAAGGCTTACCCACCACCTCAGGTCCATCCTCCATTTGCAACTCTGAGATTAAACAGGACAGCAATATTGGCATGTCAGGCAAGCATCACATTTCGATGACTATAATTTTGCATTGTGAAATGAAAGAGACATTTGTCACTTGATTATTATGATGTATCCTTCCTTCATGTCTTAAATAAGCTAAGGGCAAGGAATGAAATATCACGAAAGATCCAACAAGTAGTAGTAACTGGGTGTAATGGCCCATGTATATACTTCGTTCTTTTCATCTGGACATGCTCAAATGGCAGTCAGGTTAACAGAGGTCAACGCGCCTTAAATCAAGAATTCTTAAACCTACAAGAACATGCAACTATTGCACATTTAGTTCATAGTCTAGACCAGGGGTGTGCAAcgaattcgaaatcggtaaATCGGAAGTTtgaaatcggaagtttttgaaattttgacatgTGAATTGCCGACcgaattcaaattcgaattggccaattccgatttcgaattcgattccgaattcaattcggaattTACCGAATTCGGAACTTCCGAATTCGTCAAATTCAAAAGcctgttttccaattttttttttaataacttctCGCAAGTCTGCATCACAATACAGGCAACACCGGCAGTGGCAAGCAGAAATATTAAATGATCAGTTTCATATTCTGATGACTACAGATTCTACGAAGGCTGGCTGTGCAGATGCATCTTTGGTTAAATTAAATCTAGCAGTTGGTTCAAAATGGAACCAACACAATCAAGTTGCTGCAAGGAAATCATCTTGAGAACGGCCAAAAGGTCGATTGAGGAACATGGCCAATCGAACTCCACCCTGAGACCTGGGAAGGCAACAACTAACGGTGGCAATAGCAGTGGCAGTAGCAGTAACTTATACAGAGTCCATTTATTACAATACTAATACAACCATTCCAATCCACGAGAATAAAATAGCAGGCACATATGTTCCAATAAACTGCATTTGGGAAACTGAAATAAGaccaaaactaccaaaattgaCTAATTTTTAGATCACCTTCTTAAAAGATATTGCTTTTATTGAAATTTCGCAACTACTAGAATACTCACAagctgtttgatgaaatgcctaagaaaaataaactagaaacacaAATTAATAACAATTATAGCATAGCCCCTATTAAGTAAAATCACCAGCGTACATCAATTTGTCCTTGAAGATGAAGGCTGATGATGGCTTGAAGATGAAGACTGTCGGGCTGATGATGGCTAGCTTGATGGCTTGAAGATGAAGGACTAGAGTGAGAGAGAGTGAAGATGAAACCTGAGAAAGTAGGCAAGCTGAAGGCTGAAGGCTCATAGTTGAGCTCCTTCTCGACTGAAGACTGGTAGACTGGTGGCGGACTCGGCGGAGGAAGGAAGGTGAGAGTTGTGAGACTGGTAGACTAGCGGGGGAGGAAGGAAGGAAGACCGAAGACTGGAGCTTAAGTGCTTAACAGATTAGGTTTTgcttttttgtcctttttggAGGTTGTTTTGTAACTTTGTTAATTGTTAGATGTATAACGTATTATTGTTAATTTGTTATtatgttatataatataaattttatattacatatattgtaaaaaaatattctattatattatatatatataaatattataaaacGAATTTGAAATTAGTTTTCCGCTTTCGAATTCCGCATTCGAAATtccaattcgaaatcggaactaccaatttcaaaaactatattaTCGAATTCGATCCGATTTCGACTAATTTGAAATCGGAAATGCCGATTTGAATTCCGAATTACCAAATtcgaaattccgaattcaattcgaaatcggtcggtaaatcagaatttttcgattttgcacactCCTAGTCTAGACTTAAATTTTGACCTTTACACATTTCAAGGCCATAGAAACGCTCAATAGATTAAAAGGTCCCCTTTCACTAAAGACTTTAACTTCAGTTTTCCAGTTTACGTCCAGTGAGGATAGGCCATATTGTAATCTCAACATCAAAAGATTCAAGGGAAGGAACACCCATCAATAAAGCCATATAATTGGAAAATGTCAcacaataatataaccaaaagTAAAGGCTTGATAACAGAACACCACAAATCTCATTAACCAGATCATGACTTACTGGCATGAAAAGTATTGGGTGATAACTATCAGCGTAGAAAAGTACTAAAGCAGTCCTATTCCTTTTCATTTATTTCCTTTCAAGAGAAGAATGTTatacaattaaaaaaatttatgccGTTTCTCAGTTTTAAGCTCATCTTATTGTGGTCTCAGAGTTTCTACTATTGGCACATAAAACCCTAAGCTTCTTTATGATTTCTGAGTGATAACAACCCAAAAGTAACTAAATGTAGATCAGATTAAGTCAAAGCTTGCAAATTTACATGCATAAAAATACACATACTTCTGATCCCCTCATTTTCCACTATAATTCCTATAATCTTCTTCAGTATTTAGCTTGCATTGATTTTAGAACAATTGAGATGTAAGTTTAATTCACCTATAACAAGCACGTCCTTCTTACGACTAAGCATTTTTCTCCATGAATCTAACATTCTACGGCATTGACAACACACGTCATGGTTTAGAAGAATGAGAAAGAGATCAAATATTTAGGGCTCCTATGGTCTGCCTTATAAACTGGCTTTGATTATTTTGATGATCAACAAGTAAGAGAATCAACTACCATAACTTCTTCCATCGCCCCTATTACACTCTCTGCATTTTATTTATGCCCTTGCTTAGTTCTAATTTCCTGTTTGAATTCAGACACAAGCAGCATCTATTGACTTTATCATCCTAAGCTGCTCTAAGACACTGCACTAGGGGCCTTCTGACCACCCTTTCCTGAGACCAACTGCCAACATAATTGGTGGATCTCTCTGGTCCTGGTGGTGAAACTAAATGACTCACAAGACCAGGTTAAGACAACCTCAAGCAGTGCTTCCAGCCAACAACAAACACTACTCAAGACTTCGTTTAAAGTGTTAGCACTTAAATAAACAAGCATCGCTTATTGCTTTGCATTATTAAAGGAACCTAATTGAATATGGATAAAACATCCAAAAACCCTAAACTTGAAAACAAAGTGCATAAAAAGGTGCAGCTGGGCAAGCAAAGAAAGGTTTGTCCACTATAAATCAAATGCAAATAGACTTGAATCAATCTGCACTCTACCGAATGAATGATTTCTTCCATACGTGTTGCCAGTAACAATTCAGCACTACTCTTCCACCGACAAATGTTATAAAAGTAAACATTCTTTGCCAACATCCTCACTTCTCAATTAGTCCAAAAAATGACCAGCTATCCTAAATGGGTTTTTAGTAAACCTTGATAAAGCCCTTGTGAATCATGTAAATTAAGACCTCATATTAACTTAAAAAACAACTCATACTTCACTGGAATACGCCTAATTATTCGTAGCAAATTCTTCAATAATTTCATAACCCTCAACTACCCATCTCTTCAATCTCATTATTAGTTTAGTTTCTTTCCAATCTCAAGTGCAAGTGGAGTGCATAAACTGGAACAAAACCAAAATTATTAACACAAAAATCAAACTTTGACAGCACCGATTCAATTTCTATTTAATCAtcaactttttcttttattttgagcaCAAATGTAACTTTATTTGATAAGAGAACGCATCATACACAGAGAGGACAAACCTCAGTAACAAACTGCTGAACagccaaaaaaccaaaaaaaaaaaaaaaaaatttaccccccccccccaacctaAATTAAGACAAAACACAGTACATAATAGAGGAACTACTCAAAGATATCAAAAGGCAAACTTCATTCAATAGCTAGTCCACAATTCTCACTCATGCGTTCACCTTGTACCCCTCCACGCTACaaccaggaaaaaaaaaggaaaagaaaaattaaacaaGATTCCCAGACTTCCACAGGTATCCAAATTTATAATTGTACCCAAGTTGTGGCAAGCATTCAGCTGAATTCAGTAATTAATATGCTTTCTTCATGATAATTCCACGGatagaaaagaacagaaaattcGATAAATATCTAAGACTGTAGAATAAATAAGCCCATGAAAAGAGGCGGGAGGTGAAGAACTgaccaaaaataaaacaaaataaaaacctGGCGGTGGCGGTGGCGGGCGGCGGCGGCGAAAGAAGAAGAGGGAGATAGGCAGAGCAGAGGCGGGACAAAGACCACGGCAATACTAAAAACAGAAGAAACTTTTATGTGGCCATAGGATTATATGCATATTACGAGTGGAGAGGCCCAAATTGGTCCAAATTGGTGTTTTTAACCCTAAGTTTCTTAAATTGTTCAAGCCTAGTCCTAGAAGTTATTTTTCTAACAAATAATAGtggtcaaaaataaattttctaacaaataaATTTAAGTGAAAAATTAATTACTATTTTGGCTGTCCAAGAAACTTTTATATGGCTTTATCTTCCTGCAGAGGAAAACCaattgaggaaaaaaatttgaatccacaaaatatatacatataattgGTCCAAATTGGTGTTTTTAAActttaagtttttaaatttgttCAAAGACTTCAAGTATTATAGTCCTACTagttatttttttaacaaataatagagctcaaaaaaattttcctaacaaataattttttaagtgaaaaattaaTTACTATTTTGGTTTTCCAAGAAACTTTTATATGGTTTTATCTTCGAGTGGAGAAAAAtcaattgagaaaaaaaaaaaacatgaatccactatgtgtatatatatatacacacacacatatatttgATCCATCTATGGAAGAACCATATAATTTTGGTaatttgttattgttattatgGATAGGTGTAGTAAAATTGAATAACTAAAGGAGAAAGATTTTAATTAGAATAATCTCATTGAAGAAACATGGGCGTCAAAAGGTCAAGCAAGCAAAAGAGATTAGTGATTAGAGCATATGAGGTACACAGAATATTTTATGGCtagttgcctttttttttttttttttttttctaatccaCTAGACCACTGGTACAATTGCCAAGAAGTTAAAAGGTAATGATATGGTACAGTTTAAAGAGGAAGATAAGAATTTGACGTAACTGTCTGATACCAAAACATACTTCCAAGTTCCAACATGCATTGAAGGATCTTAGACTTCTTGAATGACAACTTTCAGTTCATctgagagaagaaaaagaacaaatCAACAGGTTCAGGCAAAGCCCTCAGAGTGGCAAATTTTCTTCAGACTCAATGCTGAATCCCTTGTCAGAAATGAATTCCTGCTTTGTGACTGATCAAGTGCATTGTTCTCATTCTTAAATCATGTTGATTGTTCTTCTCCACGAAACTGCCataatttcatgttttgatcaccCTGCTGTTTCAATTGCTTCTATGCACTCCACAACTGTTGCTTTCTTTGACATTGCAGAGATTAATGCTTCATGAAGTGCCTTATTGTTCTTAAGCAGTGATCCAGAAAAGAGTACCTACAATGTAGTTTTCAGGATTAATTGTGTTGGTAAGTAAATGATGAGCTCATTGCTTGCAAGACTTGGTactaaacacataaatcagACCAGGCTTATGGTGATCAGTTGCATAAACTTACTGCCCATCTTGTGAGGTTTTGTTGCTGATCTTTGCTAAGCTGTGGCTTGCTCCTATTTATAAATCTCTGAGAGCAGGGGAAGAAGCCAAATCAATGTAACTAGAAATCTTTCCAAGGAAAGTGCATTTTCAGGAAATCCTTAGACCTGAAGAGTGAATAGATCAGCAGATTGGCCAACCACTTTATCGTATGTTAGTCCCTCTGCTGCCAATCCAGCCATTGCAATTACTGCTAACCTGAGAAACATAACTAAAGTTTAGTTTATTAGCCTTTCAAAAAATCTATCCTTAAAACTTCAGTTGAGCTTTGGGATAGGAAGGTTCAGATTCATCCAAGCAGAGGAGCTTTGATTTATTTCTCCACCATTTGAACCACAGCTGGTCCAAAGTTCTTCAAGATTAGGAGGACAGAAATAGAAGGCATTGGACACTTCAGAGACTGACGGTAATTGCCTTTAGGTGCAGTCCAATAAATCCACCCAAGTTTTGACATGAAAAGGAACTTTCAAAAGCTCCAGTGAATGAGAATCCCGGTTCATTACCTTGTGATTGTGTATCATTCTGAATTACCTATTTTTTCCCCAATAAGAAGTGATTCCCTTCTACATACAAGAAAATTTAATAAGGACTTTCAACACTAGGTCAGTTCTTAGTATTCTTTTTCACCATAAACTTAGGATCTGAAGTGTTGCTGCAAAAGTTGAATGGAACAGTATAACATGAAATAGACATGCCTTAACGGTTATTTCGACTCTTCTTCAAACAAGAACATCACATTGGCTAGATATTAAAGAGGAAATGGTAATAAGATAATACACTTCCCATTATATCAACAGGCTCTAGTATTAAGACAAAGATACCTGTCTAGTTCTTTGGCATCAAGCTGTCCACTATATATCAGCTTTTCTAGTTTTTCATCAATGAG
The genomic region above belongs to Coffea arabica cultivar ET-39 chromosome 7c, Coffea Arabica ET-39 HiFi, whole genome shotgun sequence and contains:
- the LOC113702144 gene encoding OVARIAN TUMOR DOMAIN-containing deubiquitinating enzyme 5-like isoform X2; translated protein: MEDGPEVVGKPSEEILEDTPVKKEESLEEMLSRHRKEISQLQNKEVGLKKAAAKGSKAEQKAKKKEVEQEISNLSAKLKERHAEELASAGYGSSNKKEKGDLDNLVKAIAGVSVTNQTEKSKPSKSVQRREKRAQQEAAREQRIREEQCNIVSERVAENERLEKKLEPLGLVINEMKPDGHCLYRAVEDQLALQAGDGESTDTLAEKFENYCTEVESTAAWGGQLELGALTHCLKKHIMIFSGSFPDVEMGNEYKFVGGNGLSNKSIMLSYHRHAFGLGEHYNSVIPTSVQ
- the LOC113702278 gene encoding monothiol glutaredoxin-S2-like gives rise to the protein MDIVKRLGSEKPVVIFSKSNCCISHAIHMLICSFGANPTVYELDQYPEGRDIENALLALGCHPTVPAVFIGKLLVGGSDEVMNLNVQGKLKPLLIKANAIWM
- the LOC113702144 gene encoding OVARIAN TUMOR DOMAIN-containing deubiquitinating enzyme 5-like isoform X1 gives rise to the protein MEDGPEVVGKPSEEILEDTPVKKEESLEEMLSRHRKEISQLQNKEVGLKKAAAKGSKAEQKAKKKEVEQEISNLSAKLKERHAEELASAGYGSSNKKEKGDLDNLVKAIAGVSVTNQTEKSKPSKSVQRREKRAQQEAAREQRIREEQCNIVSERVAENERLEKKLEPLGLVINEMKPDGHCLYRAVEDQLALQAGGTSPYTFQELRQMVASYMRNHASEFLPFFLSENMADGESTDTLAEKFENYCTEVESTAAWGGQLELGALTHCLKKHIMIFSGSFPDVEMGNEYKFVGGNGLSNKSIMLSYHRHAFGLGEHYNSVIPTSVQ